DNA from Mycolicibacterium alvei:
TGATCGGCTGCCGCCCCGCGACCCGGTGCCCACCGACGGCCTGCTGGTCGTGAAGTGAGCGCTCAGAGCCTGCATGCATCCGCCGTCGAGGTGCTGACGCGCTGGCAGACAGCCGATCCCGGTCAGGACACGCTGCGCCACGCGGTGCTGTCGTTTCTGGCCGCCCGTCCCGATGCCTGCCTGCGGTCGTGCGTGCCCGGGCACATCACCGGCTCGGCGCTGGTCATCGACCACACCGGCACCCGGACGTTACTCACCCTGCACCCGCGCTTCGGCCGCTGGCTGCAACTCGGCGGGCATTGTGAGGAAACAGATTCCGACATACGCGCTGCGGCGTTGCGTGAAGCCACCGAGGAGTCCGGGATCACCGGGCTCACCGTCGACCCGCACCTGGCCGCACTGCACGTGCATCCGGTGACCTGCTCACTGGGTGTACCAACCCGCCATCTGGACATGCAGTTCGTGGTCCGGGCACCCGAGGGCGCCGAGATCGTCTGCAGTGATGAGTCTTTGGATCTGCGCTGGTGGCCCCTCGATGCCCTGCCCGAGGGCACCGACTTCGGCCTTCAGCAACTCGCCGAGTCTGTCACCGGGACCGTCTAATCTGGTCCGGTGAACCCGGAGCGCAGGACCATCGTCATCACCGGCGCCAGTGACGGCGTCGGCGCCGCAGCCGCCCGCCAGTTGAGCCGGCGCGGCGACAACGTCGTGGTGGTGGGCCGCTCACCCGGCAAGACCGCGGCGGTGGCCGGTGCGCTGGGCGCCGACTACCTCGTTGCCGACTTCGCCGAGCTCGGCCAGGTCCGCGACCTGGCCGCCCAATTGCTGGATCGGTATCCGCGCATCGACGTGCTGGCCAACAACGCCGGCGGCATCATGAGCGGAACCCGGCAGGTGACTGTCGACGGCTTTGAGAAGACCTTCCAGGTCAACCATCTGGCCCCGTTCCTGCTGACCACCCTGCTGCTGGATCGCCTGATCGCGGCCAGGGCATCGGTGATCAACACCTCCAGCGTCGGCAACCGACTGTTCGGCCACATCGACATCACCGACCTGAACCACGAACGCGGATTCAAGGCGCAGAAGGCCTACGGCGACGCGAAGCTGGCCAACATCCTGTTCACCAAGGAACTGCACCGCCGCCACCACTCGGACGGGATCTCCACGGCGGCGTTCCACCCGGGCTCGGTCGCCTCGAACTTCGGCGCCGAGGCCAACAACCCGCCCTGGAACTCCTCTACCGCACACCGCTGAAGAAGCTCATCCTGGTCAGCCCGGACAAGGGGGCGGATCAGTTGGTGTGGCTGGCCACGTCGACCCCGGGCACCGACTGGACCTCAGGACAGTACTACGCCCGACGCAAGCCCGGTCGGCCGAACAAGCAGGCCAATGATTCTGTTCTGGCACAGCAACTCTGGGACCGCAGCCGAGAGATGGTCAGCGACTAGCCCAGGCCCGGTCAGCGCCGACCTCAGACGTCGGTCGAGTACCGGATACCGCCGTCGGGGATGGACACCCCGGGCCACACCCTGGCACCGCGCAACAGTTCGCAACGCGCGCCGATATCGGCGCCATCGCCGATCACGCCGTCGCGGATCAGTGCCCGCGGGCCGATGCGCGCTCCGAAGCCGATGATCGAACGTTCAATCACCGCACCGGCTTCCACGCGCACCCCGTCGAAGATCACCGCACCGTCCAGACGTGCGCCGGCGCCGATCTCGGCGCCGCGGCCCACCACCGTGCCGCCGATCAGCAATGCCCCGGGAGCGACCGCCGCACCTTCGTGGACCAGGGACTCACCACGCTGACCGTTGAGCGCCGGCGACGGTGCGATGCCACGGACCAGATCGGCGGAGCCGCGCACGAAATCCTCGGGTGTGCCCATGTCCCGCCAGTAGGAGGCGTCGACATATCCGCACACCTTCACCCCGTCGGCCAGCAGGCCGGGGAACACCTCGCGTTCGACCGACACCGGCCGACCCTTCGGAATCTGGTCGATGACACGCTTATTGAACACATAACAGCCGGCGTTGATCTGGTCGGTCGGCGGGTCCTGGGTCTTCTCCAGGAATGCCGTCACGCGGCCGTCGGCATCGGTGGGTACACAGCCGAACGCACGGGGGTCGCTGACGCGCACCAGATGCAGCGTGAGATCGGCCTGCTGGGTGTCATGTGACTCGAGCAACGCACCGAGATCGGCTGCCGACAGCACGTCACCGTTGAACACCATGGCCGTGTCGTAGCGCAGTTTGTCCGCCACGTTGGCAATAGCACCACCGGTGCCGAGGGCCTCGGTCTCGGTGACGTATTCGATCTCGAGCCCCAACTCGGAGCCGTTGCCGAACGCCTCCTCGAACACCTCGGCCTTGTACGAGGTGCCCATCACGACGTGCTTGATGCCGGCCTCGGCGATCCGCGCCAGCAGGTGGGTCAGGAACGGGACGCCGGCCGTCGGCAGCATCGGCTTGGGTGCCGAGAGGGTCAAGGGCCGCAGCCGGGTGCCTCGTCCACCGACGAGGACGACAGCGTCCACCTCCGCGGGATCTATCACGTCAGTGCCCTTTCGCCTGCTTACGTCGAGAACTGCCGACCACCAGGCCCGCACGTGCTGCCAGCGCGCCCCGAATTGTCCACCGTAACGGCGCCTGCCAGGCCGCCGGGTATCGATCAGCCAGGAAAGTGTAGGTACTGCGGTGATGGGCGGCCAAGTTGCGTGCCGGGTCACGGCCGGTGGAGTGGCCCTTGTGGTGCAGCACCTCCGCCGACGGCACGTAGACGTTCTGCCAGCCGGCCCGGGCGATCCGGTCACCGAGGTCGACGTCTTCCATATACATGAAGTAGCGCTCGTCGAACCCCTCGACCGCGTCGAAGGCGGCCCGACGCATGAGCAGGCAGGAACCGGACAGCCAGCCCACCTCGCGTTCACTCGGCTGTTGCCGGTCCTGCCGGTACGCCGCCGTCCACGGATTCGATTTCCAGAACGGGCCCACCACGGCATGCATGCCACCGCGGATCAGGCTTGGCTGGTGGCGCGCGGACGGGTAGACCGATCCGTCCGGATCGTGGATCAGCGGGCCGAACGCCCCGGCCCGTGGCCACCGCTGGGCGGCATCGAGCAACCGGTCGATCGAATGGGGCCCCCACTGCACGTCGGGGTTGGCGATGATGAAATATTCCGAGCACTCCGCATCCGATATCCGGGCCGCGCCGCGGTTGACCGCACTGCCGTAACCCAGATTGCCGCCGGTGTGCAGCAGCCGCACGTTCGGGTAGCGCTGTTCGGCCTGTTCAGGCGCGCCGTCCGTCGAACCGTTGTCGGCCATGATCACCGTCACCGGCCGATCGGTGGCCAACGCGAGCGAGGCCAGGAAACGGTCAAGGTGTGGGCCCGGCGAGTACGTCACCGTCACCACCACGAGCGGGCGGGCCGCGTCCTCAGTCACGGCGTAGAGGGTAGCGGGCCGGAGGGCAGTTCTTTTTCCACCGCCGTCAGCAGCGCTTTCCGCCAATCACGCAGCGAGGCCAGCCCGGCTTCGGCGGATCGGAGCCCCGACAGCACGGTGTAGGCCGGCCGGGGCGCGGGCCGCGGATAGCGGTCACTGCCGACCGGGCGGACCCGCTCGGGATCTGCACCGACGGCGGCGAAGGTCTGCCGCGCCAGCTCGAACCGGCTGGCCGGTCCGGCGTTGGCGGCATGCAGCACACCGGGTCGCACACCGCCGTCGGCGATCTGCAGCAGGGCCGTCACCAGGTCACCGGTGTAGGTCGGCGACCCGATCTGGTCGGCGACCACCTCCACCGGGCCGTCGCCGGCGGCCAGCCTGCGCATGGTCGCCACGAAGTCTTTCCCGTCGCCACCGCGGTACACCCAGGCGGTGCGGACGACGTGCGCGTCCGGCTTGGCGGCCAGCACGGCGTGTTCCCCGGCCAGCTTGGTGTGACCGTAGACATTGACCGGGCCGGTCACGTCGTCGATCTCATACGGCGTACAACGGTCGCGCGACGCTCCGAATACGTAATCGGTCGAGATGTGTACCAGACGGGCTCCGACCTGCGCGCACACCGCGGCGATGTTGCCCGGACCGACGGCGTTGACGGCGTGCGCCCTGGCCTGGTCCGTCTCGGCGGCATCCACCTGCGTATATGCCGCGCAATTGATCACCACATCACCGGACTCGACGAATCGGCCGATCGTGTCGGCGTCGGCGATATCACAGTCCGCAGAGGTCAGGGCCAGCACGTCACGGCCTTCACGGCGCCCCTGATCAGCTAATTCCCGGCCAACCATCCCGCCGGCCCCGGTGATCACAATCCGTTGCGCCATGCGCCGAGTCTGGCACGCCGGTCGGCGTTACCCGGCTCACGCCCAAGCCGCAAGTAGCCTGGGCAAGTGCCGTTCCCCCTACTGCGCTCCGTCGCTGTCGCCGCAGCATCGGCTGTGGTGCTGGGAACCGGGGTGGCCTGGACCCAGATCCGCTCGTTCGAATCCGGCATCAACCACATCAGTTCCGCAGCGCTCGGTGGGGGCGGCGACGACGGTGCCATCGACATCCTGCTGGTAGGGATGGACAGTCGCACCGACGCCCACGGCAACCCGCTGTCCGCCGAGGAGCTGGAGACACTGCGTGCCGGCGACGACGTCTCGACCAACACCGACACGATCATCCTGATCCGCATTCCCAACAACGGGAAGTCGGCCACCGCCATCTCCATTCCGCGCGATTCGTACGTCAATGCGCCGGGCTGGGGAAAGATGAAGATCAACGGTGTGTTCGGGGACGTGAAGCTCGACCGGATGAAGCAACTCGTCGAGGTGGAGGGCGAAGATCCGGCCACCGCCGAACCGAAAGCCACCGAGGCCGCCCGCGAGGAACTGATCCAGACCGTCGCCGGGTTGACCGGTGTCACCGTCGATCACTACGCCGAGATCGGGTTGCTCGGCTTCGCGTTGATCACCGACGCCCTGGGCGGCGTCAACGTCTGCCTCAAAGATGCCGTCTACGAACCACTTTCGGGTGCCGATTTTCCCGCGGGCTGGCAGAAGCTCGACGGCCCGCAGGCCCTCAGCTTCGTACGCCAACGCCATGACCTACCGCGCGGCGACCTGGACCGGGTGACCCGGCAGCAGTCGGTCATGGCGTCGCTGGCCCATGAGGTGATCTCCAGCAAGACGCTGTCCAGCCCGGGCACCCTGGGTCGATTGAAGGACGCCGTCCAACGTTCGATGGTCATCTCCGACGGCTGGGACATCATGGATTTCGTCCAACAGCTGCAGAAGCTGGCAGCAGGCAGCGTGGCATTCGCCACCATCCCGATCCTGCGTGAGGACGGCTGGAGCGACGACGGCATGCAGAGCGTGGTCCGGGTGGATCCCGACCAGGTTCACGAGTGGGTGCAGGGCCTGCTGCAGGACCAGGACGCGGGCAAGACCGAACAACTCAGCTATTCCCCGGACAACACCACGGTCGAGGTGGTCAACGGCACCGACATCAACGGCCTGGCCGCCGCGGTGTCACAGGTGCTCGCCAACAAGGGGTTCGTGCCCGGCGCCACCGGGAATCACGAAGGTGCGCCACCGACGTCCAGCCAGGTGCTGGCTTCCACGGCCGACGACCTCGGCGCCCAGGCGGTGTCCAAGGATCTCGGTGGGCTGCCGGTGAACGAGGATTCGTCGCTGCCGCCCGGCGCGGTGCGGGTCGTTCTGGCCGCCGATTACACCGGGCCCGGCTCTGACGGCATGGACCCGTCGGCGGGAATCGTGGATCCGGCTTCTGCCGGCGACCCCTATAGCGACACCGGTGAGCAGAGCCCGCCGCCACCGCCGTCGCCGATCCTCAACGCGGGTTCGGACGATCCCAAGTGTGTGAACTGATCGCCCTCGGGTAAAACCAGAGGTTATGAGCACAGTCAGCGCTGCCGTCCTGGATCCGTTGTTGGCCGCGGACCCGGCGGGGCCACGGATCACCTACTACGACGACGCCACCGGTGAGCGGATCGAACTGTCGACGGTGACCATGGCCAACTGGGCCGCCAAGACCGCCAACCTGTTGCGCGACGAAATGGGAGCCGGCCCGGGCACGCGCGTGGCGGTGCTGTTGCCCGCGCACTGGCAAACCGCGGCGGTGCTGTTCGGAATCTGGTGGATCGGCGCCGAAGTCGTGCTGGGCGGGGACGCCGACGTGGCCCTGTGCATCCGGGATCGCCTCGATGAGGCCGACGAGGCGGTGTCCGGAGGCGAGGTCGCGGTGCTGTCGCTGGACCCGTTCGGCAAGTCGGCCGCGGATCTGCCCATCGGGGTCACCGACTACGCCACCGCGGTGCGGGTGCACGGCGATCAGATCGTGCCCGAGCGCGTCCCTGGTCCGGCACTGACCGGGCGTTCCGTTGCCGAGGTGCTGGAGGCGGCCCAAAATGCCGCTGCCACCCAGGGTTTCACCGCTGACGACCGCGTGTTGTCCACCGCGTCGTGGGCCACCCCGGATGAGCTGATCGCAAATCTGGTCGCGGTGTTCGCCGCCGGTGCGTCGCTGGTGCAGGTGACCAACCCCGATCCGGCCGCGATGGAGCGGCGCCGCACCACCGAGAAGGTCA
Protein-coding regions in this window:
- the rfbD gene encoding dTDP-4-dehydrorhamnose reductase — protein: MAQRIVITGAGGMVGRELADQGRREGRDVLALTSADCDIADADTIGRFVESGDVVINCAAYTQVDAAETDQARAHAVNAVGPGNIAAVCAQVGARLVHISTDYVFGASRDRCTPYEIDDVTGPVNVYGHTKLAGEHAVLAAKPDAHVVRTAWVYRGGDGKDFVATMRRLAAGDGPVEVVADQIGSPTYTGDLVTALLQIADGGVRPGVLHAANAGPASRFELARQTFAAVGADPERVRPVGSDRYPRPAPRPAYTVLSGLRSAEAGLASLRDWRKALLTAVEKELPSGPLPSTP
- a CDS encoding LCP family protein, coding for MPFPLLRSVAVAAASAVVLGTGVAWTQIRSFESGINHISSAALGGGGDDGAIDILLVGMDSRTDAHGNPLSAEELETLRAGDDVSTNTDTIILIRIPNNGKSATAISIPRDSYVNAPGWGKMKINGVFGDVKLDRMKQLVEVEGEDPATAEPKATEAAREELIQTVAGLTGVTVDHYAEIGLLGFALITDALGGVNVCLKDAVYEPLSGADFPAGWQKLDGPQALSFVRQRHDLPRGDLDRVTRQQSVMASLAHEVISSKTLSSPGTLGRLKDAVQRSMVISDGWDIMDFVQQLQKLAAGSVAFATIPILREDGWSDDGMQSVVRVDPDQVHEWVQGLLQDQDAGKTEQLSYSPDNTTVEVVNGTDINGLAAAVSQVLANKGFVPGATGNHEGAPPTSSQVLASTADDLGAQAVSKDLGGLPVNEDSSLPPGAVRVVLAADYTGPGSDGMDPSAGIVDPASAGDPYSDTGEQSPPPPPSPILNAGSDDPKCVN
- the manB gene encoding mannose-1-phosphate guanylyltransferase, with amino-acid sequence MIDPAEVDAVVLVGGRGTRLRPLTLSAPKPMLPTAGVPFLTHLLARIAEAGIKHVVMGTSYKAEVFEEAFGNGSELGLEIEYVTETEALGTGGAIANVADKLRYDTAMVFNGDVLSAADLGALLESHDTQQADLTLHLVRVSDPRAFGCVPTDADGRVTAFLEKTQDPPTDQINAGCYVFNKRVIDQIPKGRPVSVEREVFPGLLADGVKVCGYVDASYWRDMGTPEDFVRGSADLVRGIAPSPALNGQRGESLVHEGAAVAPGALLIGGTVVGRGAEIGAGARLDGAVIFDGVRVEAGAVIERSIIGFGARIGPRALIRDGVIGDGADIGARCELLRGARVWPGVSIPDGGIRYSTDV
- a CDS encoding glycosyltransferase family 2 protein, whose product is MTEDAARPLVVVTVTYSPGPHLDRFLASLALATDRPVTVIMADNGSTDGAPEQAEQRYPNVRLLHTGGNLGYGSAVNRGAARISDAECSEYFIIANPDVQWGPHSIDRLLDAAQRWPRAGAFGPLIHDPDGSVYPSARHQPSLIRGGMHAVVGPFWKSNPWTAAYRQDRQQPSEREVGWLSGSCLLMRRAAFDAVEGFDERYFMYMEDVDLGDRIARAGWQNVYVPSAEVLHHKGHSTGRDPARNLAAHHRSTYTFLADRYPAAWQAPLRWTIRGALAARAGLVVGSSRRKQAKGH
- a CDS encoding TIGR03089 family protein, which gives rise to MSTVSAAVLDPLLAADPAGPRITYYDDATGERIELSTVTMANWAAKTANLLRDEMGAGPGTRVAVLLPAHWQTAAVLFGIWWIGAEVVLGGDADVALCIRDRLDEADEAVSGGEVAVLSLDPFGKSAADLPIGVTDYATAVRVHGDQIVPERVPGPALTGRSVAEVLEAAQNAAATQGFTADDRVLSTASWATPDELIANLVAVFAAGASLVQVTNPDPAAMERRRTTEKVTRG
- a CDS encoding NUDIX hydrolase, with protein sequence MSAQSLHASAVEVLTRWQTADPGQDTLRHAVLSFLAARPDACLRSCVPGHITGSALVIDHTGTRTLLTLHPRFGRWLQLGGHCEETDSDIRAAALREATEESGITGLTVDPHLAALHVHPVTCSLGVPTRHLDMQFVVRAPEGAEIVCSDESLDLRWWPLDALPEGTDFGLQQLAESVTGTV